A stretch of the Coprobacillus cateniformis genome encodes the following:
- a CDS encoding DUF1667 domain-containing protein, whose product MGSESMLKEMVCITCPIGCHLTIRQDGEEIEVSGNTCPRGKQYAIAEMTHPTRMLTTTVVIKNAIYHQIPVISSAPIPFDKIEETMKLLKEVVVTAPVHEKDIIVKDIFGLGIDMIASRSMKRVD is encoded by the coding sequence ATGGGAAGTGAAAGTATGTTAAAAGAGATGGTTTGTATCACTTGTCCAATTGGCTGTCATCTAACAATCAGGCAAGATGGTGAAGAAATTGAAGTGAGTGGAAATACTTGTCCAAGAGGTAAGCAGTATGCAATTGCTGAAATGACTCATCCAACACGTATGTTAACAACAACGGTTGTGATTAAAAATGCTATTTATCATCAAATACCAGTTATATCTTCTGCTCCAATACCATTTGATAAGATAGAAGAAACAATGAAATTACTTAAAGAAGTTGTTGTGACTGCTCCTGTTCATGAAAAAGATATTATTGTCAAAGATATTTTTGGATTAGGTATTGATATGATTGCCAGTCGCAGTATGAAGAGAGTTGATTAA
- a CDS encoding DEAD/DEAH box helicase family protein: MLYDHILEFRGEWRSYQKRVLDHFLEYKRDGKVHIVAAPGSGKTTLGIELIRLLDQPAIILVPTITIREQWVERIEEAFLCQGIVASNYISQDIKDLKLITVTTYQAIHSAMSGYQGELVEEDDEGIKRKEEVDYHDYHLLQAIQDAKIQTICLDECHHLRNEWWKSLETFKKELKWDYTIALTATPPYDSSLSMWTRYIDMCGEIDEEITVPELVKEGSLCPHQDYVYFNYPTKEEQQEIKVFKENGEVLLQRIMNDLQFQSVIQSHQCLHGHIDLDHLLEKPEYLSALLIYLEEKKLSYPTQFKQILGYKQLEKMSVKWLQILLQGLLYDDTFSYHIDEDYQKELIKELKSLGFIERNQVTIVVNQAIEKMLVKSVGKCDSIKDIVFHEYKCMKDDLRLLILTDYIRSEYEKAVGDDSRDVHNLGVLPFFELLRRENENQQENIQLGVLCGTMVIIPSHAKEKLKMLVEEPERISFESLGCISQNEYVKVNMSGNNHSIVGAVSSLFEMGYIQVLIGTKSLLGEGWDSPCVNTLILASFVGSFMLSNQMRGRAIRTFTNNPQKTSHIWHLVCVDPQKAKTLEGLEASEDYQTLCRRMEHFLGLHYTDNIIENGTERLTAIKLPLNQHNIQLTNKQMLQLSSNRDHLKKRWNQSLAVYDKMEVVEDVEVKEKMITAVILTDAIRHFIMTLICGVLGMILGISLLPILGTMAIILGLYLFIVLYCLFIFAKKIVLYKNPLSRLQIFGQGILQAMQATGQLESLHCIVKTELMGIYHVVYLAGGTGHDKTLFAKCVYEFFGEIDNQRYILYKSRKKRKMEGYFVIPEIFAKRKEDAQIFAQYMKPFIGRYDVIYTRNTQGRQILLQGRIHALANRQERCLTKKKVKGALE; the protein is encoded by the coding sequence ATGTTATATGATCATATATTAGAGTTTCGTGGAGAGTGGCGTTCTTATCAAAAAAGAGTATTAGACCATTTTTTAGAATATAAACGTGATGGAAAAGTGCATATTGTTGCAGCTCCTGGTTCTGGAAAAACAACACTGGGCATTGAATTGATTCGTTTATTAGATCAACCAGCTATTATTCTTGTTCCAACAATAACAATACGAGAACAATGGGTAGAGAGAATTGAAGAAGCCTTTTTATGTCAAGGTATTGTAGCAAGCAACTACATATCACAGGATATTAAAGATTTAAAACTTATTACAGTGACAACATATCAAGCGATCCATAGTGCCATGTCAGGATATCAGGGAGAACTTGTTGAAGAAGATGATGAGGGAATAAAGAGAAAAGAAGAAGTTGATTATCACGATTATCATCTCTTACAGGCAATTCAAGATGCTAAAATACAAACAATATGTTTAGATGAGTGTCATCATTTACGTAATGAATGGTGGAAATCATTAGAAACATTTAAAAAGGAATTAAAGTGGGATTATACGATTGCTTTAACTGCGACTCCACCATATGATTCTTCGCTATCTATGTGGACTCGTTACATTGATATGTGTGGTGAAATTGATGAAGAAATAACTGTCCCTGAATTGGTAAAGGAGGGGAGTCTATGTCCTCATCAAGATTATGTTTATTTTAATTATCCAACAAAAGAAGAACAACAGGAGATTAAAGTATTCAAAGAAAATGGAGAAGTTCTTCTTCAAAGAATCATGAACGATTTACAGTTTCAATCTGTTATTCAGTCACATCAATGTTTACATGGACATATTGATTTAGATCATTTATTAGAAAAGCCAGAATATTTATCAGCACTACTTATTTATTTAGAAGAAAAGAAGTTAAGTTATCCAACCCAATTTAAACAGATTTTAGGTTATAAACAGTTAGAAAAGATGTCAGTGAAATGGTTACAGATTTTATTACAAGGGTTATTATATGATGATACATTTTCATATCATATAGATGAAGATTATCAAAAGGAACTTATCAAAGAATTAAAGTCTCTAGGTTTTATTGAAAGAAATCAAGTGACTATTGTTGTGAATCAGGCAATTGAAAAAATGTTAGTGAAATCAGTTGGTAAATGTGACAGTATAAAAGATATTGTTTTTCATGAATACAAATGTATGAAAGATGATTTAAGATTATTAATCTTAACAGATTATATACGCAGTGAATATGAAAAAGCAGTTGGTGATGATTCAAGGGATGTTCATAATTTAGGGGTTTTACCATTTTTTGAATTATTAAGAAGAGAAAATGAAAATCAGCAGGAGAATATCCAATTGGGAGTTCTCTGTGGTACGATGGTGATTATTCCTAGTCATGCAAAAGAAAAATTAAAAATGCTTGTTGAAGAACCTGAAAGAATTTCTTTTGAATCTCTTGGATGTATAAGTCAAAATGAATATGTAAAAGTCAATATGAGTGGAAATAATCATTCTATAGTAGGGGCAGTGAGTTCGTTGTTTGAAATGGGTTATATACAGGTCTTAATTGGAACAAAATCACTGCTTGGAGAGGGATGGGATTCCCCTTGTGTCAATACTCTTATACTTGCTAGTTTTGTTGGCTCTTTTATGTTAAGTAATCAGATGCGTGGAAGAGCAATACGTACTTTCACAAATAATCCACAGAAAACAAGTCATATATGGCATTTGGTTTGTGTTGACCCTCAGAAGGCGAAAACTTTAGAAGGTTTAGAAGCAAGTGAAGACTATCAGACATTATGTCGTCGTATGGAACATTTCTTAGGATTACATTATACTGATAATATTATTGAAAATGGAACAGAACGTTTAACTGCCATCAAATTACCTTTGAACCAGCATAATATTCAATTGACAAATAAACAAATGTTACAATTATCATCAAATAGGGATCATTTAAAAAAACGTTGGAATCAATCTTTGGCTGTATATGATAAAATGGAAGTGGTTGAAGATGTAGAGGTTAAAGAAAAAATGATCACAGCAGTTATTTTAACAGATGCGATTAGACATTTTATCATGACATTGATCTGTGGTGTTTTAGGAATGATACTGGGAATAAGTTTGTTACCTATTTTAGGAACAATGGCTATCATTTTGGGACTTTATCTTTTTATCGTACTTTATTGTTTATTTATATTTGCTAAAAAGATTGTGCTATATAAAAATCCTTTATCACGTTTACAAATATTTGGACAAGGTATTCTCCAGGCTATGCAGGCAACGGGACAGTTAGAATCACTTCATTGCATTGTTAAGACTGAATTAATGGGGATTTATCATGTTGTTTACTTAGCTGGTGGGACTGGTCATGATAAGACATTATTTGCTAAATGTGTATATGAATTTTTTGGAGAAATTGATAATCAGAGATATATTTTATATAAATCAAGAAAGAAACGTAAAATGGAAGGTTATTTTGTTATTCCAGAAATTTTTGCGAAACGTAAAGAAGATGCCCAGATATTTGCTCAATATATGAAACCCTTTATTGGAAGATATGATGTTATTTATACACGAAATACTCAAGGGAGACAAATCTTGTTACAAGGAAGAATACATGCTTTAGCAAACCGACAAGAGCGCTGTTTAACAAAAAAGAAGGTGAAAGGGGCTTTAGAATAA
- a CDS encoding NAD(P)/FAD-dependent oxidoreductase, giving the protein MKDIVIIGCGITGSLIAHELSKYQLDVAVLEKNNDVALESTGANSAIIHSGHDPKPGTLKARFNLEGNRMFPDLCNELQVDYQQIGAFVVSTSDEESQTLDRLEKQAIERKIPYTRLNRQQIISEEPHIGDTVIEALSLPTTGIITPWKVTIAAIEEAMENGVELFLNHEVKGIKEINEGYRIFTNKGSIDAKMVMNAAGVYADTIASYLENTHYHITPRRGEYYILGKLTEPIVNHIIYPTPSSKGKGVLVVPTIHGNVLLGPNSEPISDKDDVSTTHALDEVKKNVVKTVKDIPFQKIIRTFSGLRPTGNTGDFVIEEDSHYKNFIHVSCIESPGLTASPAIAKYVKDTFVAKRFQMIKKDHYQKRRPDIVLEHLSPTEKNQLIQKDSRFGKIICRCEKISEGEIVDVIHRYAGATTIDGVKKRCRPGMGGCQGGFCSPEVLTILARELHKDKQSIEYKGQHTEILPAKAKEAL; this is encoded by the coding sequence GTGAAAGATATTGTGATTATTGGATGTGGAATTACAGGAAGTTTAATCGCTCATGAATTGTCAAAGTATCAATTGGATGTTGCTGTTTTAGAAAAGAATAATGATGTTGCTTTGGAGTCTACTGGGGCAAATAGTGCTATTATTCATTCAGGTCATGATCCGAAACCTGGAACTTTAAAGGCAAGATTTAATTTAGAAGGAAATCGTATGTTTCCAGATTTATGTAATGAATTACAAGTTGACTATCAACAAATTGGTGCCTTTGTTGTTTCAACAAGTGATGAGGAATCACAAACTTTAGACCGACTTGAAAAGCAAGCGATAGAAAGGAAAATTCCTTATACAAGATTGAATCGACAACAGATTATATCAGAAGAACCACATATTGGAGATACTGTTATAGAAGCTTTATCACTTCCAACAACAGGAATTATTACACCTTGGAAAGTCACGATTGCAGCTATAGAAGAAGCAATGGAAAATGGCGTTGAACTTTTCTTAAATCATGAAGTCAAAGGAATTAAAGAAATTAATGAGGGATATCGGATTTTTACAAATAAAGGTTCTATTGATGCAAAAATGGTGATGAATGCTGCTGGTGTCTATGCAGATACGATTGCAAGTTATCTCGAAAATACACATTATCACATCACACCTCGAAGAGGTGAATATTATATTCTTGGAAAATTAACTGAACCAATTGTGAATCATATTATTTATCCAACTCCCTCTTCAAAAGGAAAAGGTGTTTTGGTTGTTCCTACAATTCATGGGAATGTCTTACTGGGTCCTAACAGCGAACCTATATCTGATAAAGATGATGTTTCAACAACTCATGCTTTAGATGAAGTGAAAAAGAATGTTGTAAAAACAGTGAAAGATATTCCCTTTCAAAAAATCATTAGAACATTTTCAGGTCTTCGACCAACAGGAAATACAGGGGATTTTGTGATTGAAGAAGATTCTCATTATAAAAATTTTATTCATGTTTCTTGTATAGAATCACCAGGCTTAACAGCATCGCCTGCAATTGCTAAATATGTGAAAGACACATTTGTAGCAAAAAGATTTCAAATGATAAAGAAAGACCATTATCAAAAACGTCGACCTGATATTGTTTTAGAACATCTTTCGCCAACTGAAAAAAATCAGTTGATACAAAAAGATTCACGTTTTGGAAAAATAATTTGTCGTTGTGAAAAGATTAGTGAAGGTGAAATTGTTGATGTCATTCATCGCTATGCTGGTGCCACAACAATTGATGGTGTGAAGAAGCGTTGTCGACCAGGAATGGGAGGTTGCCAGGGAGGATTTTGTTCACCAGAAGTCCTGACCATACTTGCCAGAGAACTTCATAAAGATAAACAAAGTATTGAATATAAAGGGCAACATACAGAAATTTTACCCGCTAAGGCAAAGGAGGCACTTTAA
- a CDS encoding BglG family transcription antiterminator produces MNKKAIQLIEKMIEEDDYQTVSFFALGLNVSTRTIFNYLEFIEEELKDSDLYVHKVQGRGIRLIGSQKDKIDLLHSLNGVEVLSTLERQLIIIQKLILEEQTLTYQKLSDYFMVSTSSITKDLEKIQHFFKKYSIQLVSDKKGTYVIGDEYHKQLCQVTYLEERLSLKKKRSEDTLQKEDLSLLKLFIEGEIVDGVYQIFHEFIGEYQLHVSHKYSRRMFITLIVFISRLKYGKHPYIEKDFLFEEMKYLDSYILAEELLKRICSQFQIVYESQDVDYINKQLMALKIKIKEVPVNPIYLSSIQELINQLSEILKVNLNQDQKLLKSLLFHFTPMIYRLRMNANIKNPLLHEIQTQYSILFSIIAHSVYKIESQYQVILTEDEIAFLTVYFQVALERNKGGKKILIVCLSGIGTSELIFHKIQKAIPAQDTLEITTYHALKKRDLRKIDLIISTIDLDIEDIPIIKVSALISNSDLKKITEKYANFFYKDDYEREIEHFQYLKQYIEEKMIFWDMEFKNKDECLKFVMEKLYSAGYVKEGFEKSILEREKIGTTALDSGVAIPHASIEYTRETKIVIVNLKHKILWNDKKIDVVALININQKDKANVRNLLGELYQFIRERKDVEKYFKMNTKDEFIKSINQ; encoded by the coding sequence ATGAATAAAAAAGCTATTCAGTTAATTGAAAAAATGATTGAAGAAGATGATTATCAAACAGTATCCTTCTTTGCTTTGGGCCTAAATGTTTCTACAAGAACCATTTTTAATTATTTAGAGTTCATAGAAGAAGAACTCAAAGATAGTGATTTATATGTTCATAAAGTACAGGGAAGAGGAATTCGATTGATTGGTTCACAAAAAGATAAGATAGACTTATTACATTCACTTAATGGTGTAGAGGTTTTAAGTACATTAGAAAGGCAACTTATTATTATTCAAAAACTCATTCTCGAAGAACAAACATTGACTTATCAAAAACTATCTGATTATTTTATGGTGAGTACATCTTCTATTACAAAGGATTTAGAAAAAATCCAACATTTCTTTAAGAAATATTCTATTCAGCTTGTTTCTGATAAAAAAGGAACATACGTTATTGGTGATGAATATCACAAACAACTTTGTCAAGTCACGTATTTAGAAGAACGACTTTCATTAAAGAAGAAAAGAAGTGAAGACACATTACAAAAAGAAGATTTATCTCTCTTAAAATTATTTATAGAAGGCGAGATTGTTGATGGTGTTTATCAGATATTTCATGAATTTATTGGTGAGTATCAGCTTCATGTTTCTCATAAGTATTCAAGGCGTATGTTCATAACATTAATTGTTTTTATATCAAGACTGAAGTATGGCAAACACCCATATATTGAAAAAGATTTTTTATTTGAAGAAATGAAATATTTAGATTCTTATATATTAGCAGAAGAACTTTTAAAACGTATTTGTAGTCAGTTTCAAATCGTTTATGAAAGTCAAGATGTTGATTATATAAATAAACAATTGATGGCTTTAAAAATAAAGATAAAAGAAGTTCCAGTCAATCCAATATATTTAAGTTCCATTCAAGAACTTATCAATCAATTGAGTGAAATCTTAAAAGTGAATCTTAATCAAGACCAGAAGCTGCTCAAAAGTCTCTTGTTTCATTTTACACCTATGATCTATAGATTGCGTATGAATGCCAATATTAAGAATCCTTTACTACATGAAATCCAGACACAGTATTCTATATTGTTTTCAATTATCGCACATAGTGTCTATAAAATTGAATCTCAATATCAGGTCATTTTAACGGAAGATGAAATTGCTTTTTTGACAGTTTATTTCCAAGTTGCTTTAGAAAGAAATAAAGGTGGTAAAAAAATATTAATAGTGTGTTTAAGTGGGATTGGAACATCAGAATTAATCTTTCATAAAATTCAAAAAGCGATTCCTGCTCAAGATACTCTTGAAATTACAACATACCATGCCTTAAAGAAGCGTGATTTAAGGAAAATAGATTTGATTATTTCAACAATTGATTTAGATATTGAAGATATTCCTATCATTAAAGTGAGTGCATTGATATCCAATTCAGATTTAAAAAAGATCACAGAGAAATATGCAAATTTCTTTTATAAAGATGACTATGAAAGAGAAATTGAGCACTTTCAATATTTAAAACAATATATTGAAGAGAAAATGATTTTTTGGGATATGGAATTCAAGAATAAAGATGAGTGTTTAAAGTTTGTGATGGAAAAGTTATATTCAGCTGGATATGTGAAAGAGGGATTTGAAAAATCTATTTTAGAACGTGAAAAAATAGGGACGACTGCATTGGATTCAGGAGTTGCCATTCCTCATGCATCGATTGAATATACACGAGAAACAAAAATAGTTATTGTTAATTTAAAACATAAGATATTATGGAATGATAAAAAGATTGATGTTGTGGCTTTAATCAATATCAATCAAAAAGATAAAGCAAATGTAAGAAATCTTTTAGGAGAACTTTATCAATTCATTCGAGAAAGAAAAGATGTTGAAAAATATTTTAAAATGAACACAAAAGATGAATTTATAAAAAGTATTAATCAATAA
- a CDS encoding Cof-type HAD-IIB family hydrolase, with product MIKLIAVDMDGTFLDSQMNYQRSIFRKIYQYLKRNEIHFVVASGNQYYQLKSFFDDFQDELTYISENGALIIENKQDIFHNEIPYENLDIIIQRLQRNKHIRICLCGMKSAYLLNGDQEFYDCYSKYYYRLEIIESLKEINDTILKIALMVPENETEDILKDLIQDLGHVIQPVSSGHGSIDLIVPGFHKGSAIEFLCQRYHISLDECVAFGDGGNDKEMIEKVKYGFAMDNGSQAIKEVAYRVVPSNNQHGVIQTLLELFDIPEVTEREKALLGMWYDANHDPKVVKDRLNTHHLCYRYNQTDPLELKQRQSILEDIFQAKVENLEIVPPFLCDCGPYIQLGKNIFVNSNAYFMDGAKITIGDNVFIGPSVGLYTAIHPLNYKKRNAGYEKAKPITIGDNVWLGANVVVLPGVTIGSGSVIGAGSVVNKDIPKNVVAFGNPCRVVKEIE from the coding sequence ATGATTAAACTTATAGCGGTAGATATGGATGGAACTTTTTTGGATTCTCAAATGAATTATCAAAGAAGTATCTTTAGAAAAATTTATCAATATTTGAAAAGAAATGAAATACACTTTGTTGTTGCAAGTGGAAATCAATATTATCAATTAAAATCTTTTTTTGATGATTTCCAAGATGAACTCACTTATATTAGTGAAAATGGTGCATTGATTATTGAAAATAAACAAGACATTTTTCATAATGAAATTCCTTATGAAAATCTAGATATTATTATTCAAAGATTACAAAGAAATAAACATATTCGTATATGTTTATGTGGAATGAAATCTGCTTATCTTTTAAATGGGGATCAAGAATTTTATGATTGTTATTCAAAATATTATTATCGTTTAGAAATCATTGAATCATTAAAAGAAATCAATGATACAATCTTAAAAATTGCTTTAATGGTACCTGAAAATGAAACAGAAGATATCTTAAAAGACCTTATTCAAGATTTAGGCCATGTTATTCAGCCTGTATCAAGCGGGCATGGAAGCATTGATTTAATTGTTCCTGGTTTTCATAAAGGATCAGCAATTGAATTTCTCTGTCAACGATATCATATCTCATTAGACGAGTGTGTAGCATTTGGTGATGGTGGTAATGACAAGGAAATGATTGAAAAAGTGAAATATGGATTTGCAATGGATAATGGAAGTCAAGCGATTAAGGAAGTTGCTTATCGCGTTGTTCCATCAAATAATCAACATGGCGTTATTCAAACATTGTTAGAACTCTTTGATATTCCTGAAGTGACTGAAAGAGAAAAAGCATTACTTGGAATGTGGTATGACGCTAATCATGATCCAAAAGTTGTTAAGGATAGATTGAATACGCATCATCTTTGTTATCGATATAATCAAACAGATCCTTTAGAATTAAAACAGCGTCAGAGCATTCTTGAGGACATTTTTCAAGCCAAAGTTGAGAATCTAGAAATTGTTCCACCTTTTTTATGTGATTGTGGACCATATATTCAACTTGGTAAAAATATTTTTGTTAATTCCAATGCTTATTTTATGGATGGTGCAAAGATTACGATTGGAGATAATGTTTTTATTGGTCCATCAGTTGGTTTATACACAGCTATTCATCCTTTAAATTATAAAAAAAGAAATGCTGGTTATGAAAAAGCAAAACCAATTACAATTGGAGATAATGTTTGGTTAGGGGCGAATGTTGTGGTGTTACCTGGTGTGACAATTGGAAGTGGCTCAGTTATTGGGGCTGGAAGTGTTGTAAATAAAGATATTCCTAAAAATGTTGTAGCATTTGGGAACCCTTGTCGTGTCGTTAAAGAAATTGAGTAA
- a CDS encoding NAD(P)/FAD-dependent oxidoreductase produces the protein METHDIVIIGGGSAGLAAAYEASQNGCHDVLIIEQGVECGGILQQCIHNGFGLHTFKEELSGPGYAQRFIDRVEDNPDIEIWLESTVIEMRDDRTLTVVSPKKGYIEIQAKAIILAMGCRERTRGAIDIKGTRPNGIYNAGQAQKFLNLDGYLVGKKVFILGSGDIGLIMARRMTLEGAKVLGVAEVMPYSNGLARNIKQCLEDFDIPLYLSHTITKIVGKDNLEKVIISAVDEKRQIIPDTEKEFEVDTLLLSVGLIPENKLSEDAGIKIHPQTKGAIVDECYMTSIPGIFACGNVLHVHDLVDFVTSEANKAGYYAVQYISGKTTTGNVFNQIAKDGISYVLPQIIHEHAQGDIECSLRVQAPHKNCQIIIKSGEFQKIVKKRSVAPAEMEKVVLKASDLSQIQGDIEWEVKVC, from the coding sequence ATGGAAACACATGATATAGTGATTATTGGTGGCGGAAGTGCTGGACTGGCAGCAGCTTATGAAGCGAGTCAAAATGGGTGCCATGATGTTTTAATTATTGAACAAGGTGTTGAATGTGGGGGAATTTTACAACAATGTATCCACAATGGTTTTGGGCTTCATACTTTTAAAGAAGAATTGAGTGGACCAGGTTACGCCCAGCGTTTTATTGATCGTGTGGAGGATAATCCGGATATTGAAATTTGGTTAGAGAGTACTGTCATTGAGATGCGAGATGATCGAACACTAACTGTTGTTTCTCCAAAAAAAGGATATATTGAGATTCAAGCAAAAGCCATTATTTTAGCTATGGGTTGTCGTGAAAGAACACGTGGTGCTATTGATATTAAAGGAACACGTCCAAATGGAATTTATAATGCTGGACAAGCCCAAAAATTTTTGAATCTTGATGGCTATTTAGTTGGGAAAAAAGTCTTTATTTTAGGAAGTGGAGATATTGGTTTAATTATGGCAAGGAGAATGACACTTGAGGGTGCAAAGGTTTTAGGAGTTGCTGAGGTAATGCCTTATTCTAATGGGTTGGCACGAAATATCAAACAATGTCTTGAAGACTTTGATATTCCTCTTTATTTAAGTCATACAATAACAAAAATAGTTGGAAAAGATAACCTTGAAAAGGTGATTATTTCAGCTGTCGATGAAAAGCGTCAAATTATACCTGATACTGAAAAAGAGTTTGAGGTTGATACTTTATTATTATCAGTTGGTCTGATACCAGAAAATAAATTAAGTGAGGATGCTGGTATCAAAATTCATCCCCAAACAAAAGGGGCTATTGTTGATGAATGTTATATGACATCCATTCCTGGTATTTTTGCATGTGGTAATGTTTTACATGTTCACGATCTTGTTGACTTTGTGACATCTGAAGCCAATAAAGCAGGTTATTATGCAGTTCAATATATCTCAGGAAAAACTACGACTGGAAATGTTTTCAATCAAATTGCTAAAGATGGAATTTCTTATGTTTTACCTCAAATCATCCATGAACATGCTCAAGGAGATATAGAATGCTCATTAAGGGTACAGGCACCACATAAGAATTGTCAAATTATTATAAAAAGTGGTGAATTTCAAAAGATTGTGAAAAAACGCAGTGTTGCACCAGCAGAAATGGAAAAAGTCGTTTTAAAAGCTAGTGATTTGTCACAAATTCAAGGAGATATAGAATGGGAAGTGAAAGTATGTTAA
- a CDS encoding ChbG/HpnK family deacetylase codes for MKKLLVRGDDLGYSEGVTLGMLSAYEKGIVNSMAIMINMPYAKEAILLAKKHKGLCLGLHVNVTNGKALAPIDQIPTLVDENGVFISSRFRREQLIKGEVLFNEDEAYLEAKYQIERYIDWVGQLPEYIDLHVLEVPELINAVLRVYQEYQVPVCIYDKCFDKSIHEQAMKQYEYYQQHNNHFEDMFIKGDYQIKDGLNLLVTHPGFIDYDLSVTSSMIDERLKDYTLVTSTKLKEWLDQEGVEVISFRDLVK; via the coding sequence ATGAAAAAATTATTAGTACGTGGTGATGATTTAGGATATAGTGAAGGTGTGACTTTGGGAATGCTATCAGCTTATGAAAAAGGTATTGTCAATAGTATGGCCATTATGATCAATATGCCTTATGCTAAAGAAGCTATCCTACTTGCAAAGAAACATAAAGGATTATGCTTAGGTTTGCATGTAAATGTAACCAATGGAAAAGCATTAGCACCAATTGATCAAATTCCAACATTAGTTGATGAAAATGGTGTTTTTATCTCTAGTCGTTTCAGAAGAGAACAGCTTATTAAAGGTGAAGTATTATTTAATGAAGATGAAGCATATTTAGAAGCAAAGTATCAAATAGAAAGATATATTGACTGGGTAGGACAGTTACCTGAGTATATTGACTTACATGTTTTAGAAGTTCCAGAACTCATTAATGCAGTTTTAAGAGTTTATCAAGAATATCAGGTTCCAGTATGCATATATGATAAATGTTTTGATAAGTCTATTCATGAGCAAGCAATGAAACAATATGAATATTATCAACAACATAATAACCATTTTGAAGATATGTTTATAAAGGGAGATTATCAAATAAAAGATGGATTGAATTTACTTGTGACACATCCAGGATTTATTGATTATGATTTATCAGTGACTTCATCAATGATAGATGAACGTTTAAAAGATTATACCTTGGTAACAAGTACAAAATTAAAAGAATGGTTAGATCAAGAAGGGGTAGAAGTGATTTCATTTAGAGATTTGGTCAAATAA